The Longimicrobium sp. genome contains the following window.
CTGCAGGCGGGGAAGGGCGGCGGCCTTGCGGCCATGGGCGGCGGCGGCGGGTCCGACACGCTGTTCGGCGGCCGCCAGGCGGCCACGCTGCTCACCCGCATGAGCTGGTGGTGCGGCGGCGCGTTCATGTTCCTGGCCTTCTGCCTGTCGATCCTGTCGTCGCGCCCCGCGGGCTCGTCGTCCATCCTCCAGGAAGAGTTCCAGCGCGGCGGACGCACGGCACCGGCGCCCACGGCCCCGGCAGTTCCCGGCGCCCAGCAGGGCCCGATCGGCGCCCCGGCCACCGGCGCCCCGGCCACCGGAACG
Protein-coding sequences here:
- the secG gene encoding preprotein translocase subunit SecG, producing MFTFLLTLLIIDALVLLTVVLLQAGKGGGLAAMGGGGGSDTLFGGRQAATLLTRMSWWCGGAFMFLAFCLSILSSRPAGSSSILQEEFQRGGRTAPAPTAPAVPGAQQGPIGAPATGAPATGT